A single genomic interval of Nostoc commune NIES-4072 harbors:
- a CDS encoding 6-aminohexanoate hydrolase: MTNAQRLDHVEDELETVKRLLVSTASYAESAGRRLDELTIKQDRTQSHLDELTIKQDRTQSHLDQLGARIDQVGVKVDQVSDRVDSFITHTQRLFTKAGSEIEETKARTERLEALMLKLDRSFEEQKSQFREFQLTTGAALERIDRVLDYLLRQQGGNQNPPS, from the coding sequence ATGACCAACGCACAGCGACTAGACCATGTAGAAGATGAACTCGAAACTGTTAAGCGATTGCTAGTGTCTACTGCTAGCTACGCAGAATCAGCAGGCAGGCGGCTTGATGAGTTGACGATCAAACAAGACCGTACCCAATCTCACCTCGATGAGTTGACGATCAAACAAGACCGTACCCAATCTCACCTCGATCAACTAGGGGCACGTATTGATCAGGTAGGGGTAAAAGTTGACCAAGTTTCTGATAGGGTTGATAGTTTTATTACTCACACGCAACGCCTATTTACAAAGGCAGGCAGTGAAATAGAAGAAACAAAGGCACGAACTGAGCGATTAGAAGCACTCATGCTAAAGCTTGACCGAAGCTTTGAGGAACAAAAATCTCAATTTCGGGAGTTTCAACTTACTACGGGTGCTGCCTTGGAGCGAATTGACCGAGTTTTAGACTATCTACTGAGACAGCAAGGCGGTAATCAGAATCCCCCATCCTAG
- a CDS encoding Ycf34 family protein produces the protein MCICVNCHYVDRCVTYHAVEGQHQQPHLTETPSFDPNEPSINVNIRTKDDVIEMEWDVVGCLSFKRETGKWSKLRPGELVPT, from the coding sequence ATGTGTATTTGCGTGAATTGCCACTATGTAGACCGATGTGTTACCTATCATGCCGTAGAAGGGCAGCACCAACAGCCTCACTTGACCGAAACACCAAGTTTTGATCCGAATGAACCTTCTATCAATGTCAACATTCGGACTAAAGATGATGTCATTGAAATGGAATGGGATGTTGTTGGTTGTTTGAGCTTTAAGCGAGAAACGGGTAAATGGTCGAAGTTGCGTCCTGGTGAATTAGTGCCGACTTGA
- a CDS encoding CCA tRNA nucleotidyltransferase, with product MVLAPENWPFSLEFLPQPAYMVGGAVRDAILGRTRGYLDLDFVIPSKAVKVARAIAHHYKAGFVLLDAERQIARVVFPHATADFAQQEGDSIEVDLHRRDFTVNAIAYNPHTQEIIDPLQGYADLQQGILRMVSPANLEDDPLRLMRGYRQAAQLGFTIEPATQAAIRSLASHISKVAAERVRVEIGYLLSNSQGTPWITSAWEDGLLAPFFKNATRESLLKLAAVDEAVALLTENWQQLGAQLQEYVRDSIKTTWLGIAKLACLVNPVPELAEIELQELTYSRAEIRGVTTALKLLPQLQVVDMSLREQYFFFHEADIVFPAMAVLAVALDILVEAMSGDKPLHTAVETKAKRCLIWAALINRYLNPDDLVAHPTPLVSGKELIIALDIPASPIIGQLLSEIGVAQAEGKVSTATEAIAYARQLCKLPHLPSG from the coding sequence ATGGTATTAGCTCCCGAAAATTGGCCTTTTAGCTTGGAATTTCTGCCACAACCCGCTTACATGGTAGGTGGCGCTGTCCGAGATGCAATCCTTGGCAGAACTCGCGGATATCTGGATTTAGATTTTGTTATACCATCTAAGGCAGTAAAGGTAGCCAGAGCGATCGCTCATCATTACAAAGCTGGTTTTGTGTTACTCGATGCAGAACGACAAATTGCGCGTGTGGTTTTTCCCCACGCTACGGCTGACTTTGCCCAGCAGGAAGGAGATAGTATAGAAGTTGATTTGCACAGACGGGATTTTACAGTAAATGCGATCGCTTATAATCCCCATACGCAAGAAATCATCGATCCTCTGCAAGGTTATGCAGACTTGCAACAGGGCATTTTGCGAATGGTATCACCTGCAAACCTAGAAGATGACCCTTTGCGGTTAATGCGAGGTTATCGCCAAGCCGCCCAACTAGGTTTTACTATTGAGCCAGCTACCCAAGCCGCAATTCGTTCTTTGGCATCACATATCAGCAAAGTTGCAGCCGAACGAGTTAGGGTAGAAATTGGCTATCTACTTAGCAATTCTCAGGGTACTCCCTGGATCACAAGTGCTTGGGAAGATGGTTTACTTGCCCCTTTTTTCAAAAATGCCACCCGTGAAAGCTTGCTCAAACTAGCAGCAGTTGACGAAGCAGTTGCCTTACTTACAGAAAATTGGCAACAATTAGGGGCACAACTACAAGAATATGTCCGCGATAGTATCAAAACCACTTGGTTAGGTATTGCTAAACTTGCTTGTCTTGTCAACCCAGTGCCAGAGTTAGCAGAAATAGAACTACAGGAACTAACTTATAGTCGTGCCGAAATCCGGGGTGTAACCACTGCCTTGAAACTGTTACCGCAGCTTCAAGTAGTCGATATGTCTTTGCGAGAACAATACTTTTTCTTTCATGAAGCAGATATTGTATTTCCCGCGATGGCAGTCTTAGCTGTAGCACTTGATATTTTGGTAGAGGCGATGTCTGGTGACAAGCCACTACACACAGCAGTGGAAACCAAAGCAAAACGCTGCCTTATTTGGGCAGCTTTGATCAACCGCTACCTGAACCCTGATGATCTGGTCGCTCATCCTACTCCACTAGTGAGCGGGAAGGAGTTGATTATAGCATTAGATATTCCAGCATCGCCAATTATCGGCCAACTCTTGAGCGAAATTGGCGTAGCACAAGCTGAGGGGAAAGTTTCAACAGCAACAGAGGCGATCGCTTATGCACGTCAGTTATGTAAACTACCCCACCTGCCTAGCGGCTGA
- a CDS encoding acetyltransferase, with translation MFKPRAIFSALAAIILTLVIGTQVNNQPAIASFGGCNPTSHNLPICPSTAPSESASFLDPTARIINPRKIRLGEKVYVAPFAELDATIAPISIADDSNVQDQVRIIASGTGVDIGPRVIMAHMATIKGAAKIGTQGSTGPFSNPITHTQFNNDIPETFLSFNCEVDGATIESNTVVNFLSRVGPGVTLPAGKVVLPGKNVTTNLEATNSSLGKVANLTEADVALLEGIIEVNEAFAKGYTELARTDLSNVQGINFAPVTAFNPGGLPQIGGIVTRDFTFRNRIIGNVVLEDSFATLTKKIGNGISLRADEGQPFNVGEIAGMANDVVFHALETTSLTLGDNIGYGPRVLVHGGRQVVNGVADGPETRVDDSVGLAPNSVIFRSIIGRRSAVGQKSAVFNSTVAPRTAIGSRIIYADNGNTISSVEW, from the coding sequence ATGTTCAAACCTCGCGCAATTTTTAGCGCCTTAGCTGCAATTATTCTGACGCTTGTCATAGGTACACAGGTGAATAACCAACCCGCAATTGCTTCTTTTGGGGGGTGTAATCCAACTTCACATAACCTACCTATATGCCCAAGTACAGCACCGTCAGAGTCAGCTAGTTTCCTTGATCCAACTGCGAGAATCATCAATCCAAGAAAAATTCGCTTGGGTGAAAAAGTCTACGTAGCGCCATTTGCCGAGTTAGACGCTACTATTGCCCCCATTAGCATCGCGGATGATTCTAACGTCCAAGACCAAGTGAGAATTATAGCTTCGGGAACGGGAGTGGATATTGGGCCGCGAGTCATTATGGCACACATGGCCACTATCAAAGGTGCAGCCAAAATCGGTACTCAAGGCTCAACCGGGCCTTTTAGCAACCCGATTACCCATACTCAGTTCAACAACGATATTCCAGAGACATTTCTCAGCTTCAACTGTGAAGTAGATGGTGCAACTATAGAAAGCAACACGGTAGTCAACTTTCTCTCGCGGGTTGGCCCTGGTGTTACCTTACCTGCTGGTAAAGTTGTCCTGCCAGGTAAAAACGTCACAACGAACCTAGAAGCTACCAATAGTAGCTTGGGGAAAGTGGCAAACCTGACAGAAGCCGACGTTGCATTGCTTGAAGGCATCATTGAAGTCAATGAAGCATTTGCCAAAGGTTACACAGAATTGGCCAGAACAGACTTGTCAAATGTACAAGGCATAAATTTCGCTCCAGTCACCGCTTTTAACCCCGGAGGTTTGCCGCAGATAGGTGGGATTGTAACTCGCGATTTTACCTTCCGTAACCGCATCATCGGCAATGTCGTTCTGGAAGATTCTTTCGCAACCCTGACTAAGAAAATAGGTAATGGAATTTCCCTGCGTGCTGATGAGGGTCAACCTTTTAATGTCGGGGAAATTGCTGGGATGGCAAACGATGTTGTCTTTCACGCTTTAGAAACAACTAGCCTGACTCTTGGTGATAATATTGGCTATGGGCCTCGTGTTCTAGTTCATGGCGGTAGACAAGTTGTCAATGGTGTTGCTGATGGCCCTGAAACCAGGGTAGATGATTCCGTAGGGCTAGCACCCAACTCCGTTATATTCCGCTCAATCATTGGCAGGAGATCAGCAGTTGGGCAAAAAAGCGCAGTCTTTAATTCTACAGTAGCTCCGAGAACGGCTATCGGTTCTCGAATAATCTATGCTGACAACGGCAACACGATTTCATCTGTGGAGTGGTAA
- a CDS encoding lysylphosphatidylglycerol synthase domain-containing protein has protein sequence MMLKKLRFNFSSLFGLLLLVLCVWAIANELHEYNYRDILNSLAAIPKSRLSWAIWLTALGYLVMIGYDILGFSYINRSLTWNKIALTSFISSAFSNTIGFALLTGSAIRYRFYANWGVSAVAIAQVIAFANFTFWLGMFAVAGFLFIINPLKIPTQIHLPFATVRPIGVIFLLLVAIYLIGSIFIKQPLIIRGQEFRFPSFKISLAQIAISSFDWILAAAVFYAVLPSNMSLSYLDFLGIYLLAMFAGVVSNVPGGLGVFETIILLILSSKVSPAAILASMLAYRGVYYFLPLLVAAGLLGLYEIKFR, from the coding sequence ATGATGCTTAAAAAGCTGCGATTCAATTTTAGTTCTTTGTTTGGCTTGTTGCTGCTGGTGCTTTGCGTGTGGGCGATCGCTAACGAATTGCATGAGTATAATTATCGTGATATCCTCAACTCCCTAGCAGCAATTCCTAAAAGTCGCTTAAGCTGGGCAATTTGGCTGACAGCCTTGGGTTATCTGGTGATGATTGGGTACGATATCTTAGGTTTTAGCTATATTAATCGTTCCTTAACTTGGAACAAGATTGCTCTAACCAGCTTTATTAGCTCTGCATTTAGTAATACCATAGGTTTTGCCTTGCTAACTGGCAGTGCTATCCGTTATCGATTTTATGCTAATTGGGGAGTTTCAGCAGTTGCGATCGCTCAAGTAATTGCTTTTGCTAATTTTACTTTTTGGTTGGGGATGTTTGCCGTTGCAGGTTTCTTGTTTATCATCAACCCTCTCAAAATTCCCACTCAAATACATTTACCTTTTGCCACTGTGCGTCCCATCGGCGTGATTTTTCTGCTATTAGTCGCTATTTATTTAATCGGAAGTATTTTTATTAAACAACCGTTAATAATTCGTGGGCAAGAATTTCGATTTCCTTCTTTTAAAATATCCCTGGCTCAAATAGCAATTTCTAGTTTTGACTGGATTTTGGCAGCAGCAGTTTTTTATGCTGTGCTTCCTAGCAATATGTCTTTGTCCTATCTAGACTTCTTAGGAATATACTTACTAGCAATGTTTGCAGGTGTTGTTAGTAATGTCCCAGGCGGTTTGGGAGTATTTGAAACTATAATTTTGCTGATTCTCTCATCAAAAGTTTCGCCTGCGGCAATTTTGGCGTCAATGTTAGCTTATCGAGGAGTCTACTATTTCTTACCTTTGCTAGTAGCAGCAGGTTTACTAGGACTTTATGAAATTAAATTTAGATGA
- a CDS encoding alpha/beta hydrolase, with the protein MNYKQSKILLLVLVLTLVGCNLSQTSVAKPPQQDLQTKPSLLPTHSNISDSATPLTYKIETYNSQVMGASRTYGVSLPPGYEQNPKQSYPVIFLLHGGHGNPTDWFIQNKGQALKTVEQLYTKGKLPPSIIITPDGNDKRGSSPYRDPEYIDGPNGKVSTAIGDELVKVVQSRYRTLNNPDFWAIGGLSSGGWGAMNVGLHNLDHFSILFSHSGYFNDKSGPMNSPISYIKTIPLQAQKKLRIYLDSGTSDIEELEEAQKFSQVLNKLKVYNLFRQFPGSHTWKYWREHLSDSLTFVGEQFRVAEIAHSTDKLGINQNKNGQNN; encoded by the coding sequence ATGAACTACAAACAATCTAAAATTCTCTTGCTAGTTTTAGTATTAACTCTTGTTGGCTGTAATTTATCCCAAACTAGTGTAGCAAAACCACCACAACAGGATTTACAAACAAAGCCTTCCCTTCTTCCAACCCACTCCAATATTAGCGACTCAGCTACTCCTCTGACCTACAAAATTGAAACATACAATAGTCAGGTAATGGGCGCAAGTCGCACCTACGGCGTTTCTTTACCCCCTGGTTATGAACAAAACCCAAAACAAAGCTATCCTGTAATATTTCTCCTCCACGGTGGACATGGTAATCCCACTGATTGGTTTATTCAGAACAAGGGACAAGCTCTTAAAACTGTAGAACAACTTTATACTAAAGGTAAGTTGCCACCCAGCATTATTATCACACCAGATGGCAACGACAAACGTGGCTCTAGCCCCTACCGAGATCCCGAATATATTGATGGCCCTAATGGTAAAGTCTCCACAGCCATAGGGGATGAGTTGGTAAAAGTTGTGCAAAGCCGTTATCGTACACTAAACAATCCAGATTTTTGGGCGATAGGTGGTTTATCCTCTGGTGGTTGGGGAGCAATGAATGTGGGATTACATAACCTGGACCATTTCTCGATTTTATTTAGTCATAGCGGTTATTTTAATGATAAAAGTGGCCCAATGAATAGCCCAATAAGTTATATCAAAACCATTCCTTTACAAGCTCAAAAAAAATTAAGAATTTATCTAGACTCTGGCACATCAGATATTGAAGAACTCGAAGAAGCTCAAAAATTTAGCCAAGTACTAAATAAGCTAAAAGTTTATAATTTGTTTCGTCAGTTTCCTGGTAGCCATACTTGGAAATACTGGCGAGAACATTTATCTGATTCTTTGACATTTGTAGGAGAACAATTTCGAGTTGCTGAAATAGCACATAGTACTGATAAGTTAGGTATTAATCAAAATAAAAATGGTCAAAATAATTAG
- a CDS encoding alpha/beta hydrolase, whose product MKISKFLISLVGAIALLTTAGYYYVFILGAPQLDPPQEEANTGLKFQLATFNSQAMGAVRNYGVILPPGYDKNQQKRYPVIFLLHGGHDDARAYADKYAILDVLHELYQSQKLPPSIVITPDGNDNRGSSPLYDPDYFDGPNGKVGTLIGSELVQVVKSRYRTLEEPQFWALGGLSSGGWGAFNIGLRHLNNFHILFSHSGYFTDNSGSQNSPQQIVQQLSIEDRKRLRVYLDAGLNDTNLLASTKDFKETLNKLGIAHVFYAFPGGHGLSGADIGWNYFHKHLKDSLSYVGEQFKK is encoded by the coding sequence ATGAAGATTTCTAAATTTTTAATTAGTTTGGTAGGAGCGATCGCACTCCTGACTACTGCTGGTTATTATTATGTATTCATCTTAGGTGCGCCACAACTAGACCCACCCCAAGAAGAGGCAAATACTGGGCTAAAGTTTCAATTAGCAACCTTTAACTCCCAAGCGATGGGTGCAGTCCGTAACTATGGCGTGATTTTGCCACCTGGTTATGATAAAAATCAGCAAAAGCGGTACCCGGTGATATTCTTACTACACGGTGGTCATGATGACGCCCGTGCTTATGCTGATAAATATGCCATTTTAGATGTATTGCATGAACTTTATCAAAGTCAAAAATTACCGCCATCGATTGTGATTACACCTGATGGTAATGATAATCGCGGTTCCAGCCCTTTATACGACCCCGATTATTTTGATGGGCCGAATGGTAAAGTTGGGACTTTAATTGGTTCAGAACTAGTGCAAGTTGTCAAGTCACGCTACCGCACTTTAGAAGAACCCCAGTTTTGGGCCTTGGGAGGTCTTTCTTCTGGAGGATGGGGGGCTTTTAATATCGGGTTGCGCCATCTCAATAACTTCCACATTCTATTTAGTCATAGCGGTTATTTTACCGATAATAGCGGTTCGCAAAATAGCCCCCAACAAATCGTGCAACAGCTATCAATTGAAGATAGGAAGCGATTGCGTGTTTACCTAGATGCAGGTCTGAACGATACTAATTTGCTGGCTTCTACCAAAGATTTCAAGGAAACCTTAAATAAATTAGGCATTGCTCATGTATTTTATGCGTTTCCAGGAGGTCATGGTTTGTCTGGTGCTGATATAGGCTGGAACTACTTCCACAAGCATCTTAAAGATTCCCTCTCTTATGTAGGAGAACAGTTTAAAAAGTAA
- a CDS encoding phosphatidylglycerol lysyltransferase domain-containing protein: MTNNLKTQIGLWSAAFLTGLVGVVNLLSAVTPTLYGRNHWLKEFLPFEIRASGHIFAALTGFVLLALATNLLRRKRIAWLLTIGLLVISIFSHLLKGLDYEESLLSGVLLVQLILMRHFFTAQSDRPSIARGVRALIGALLFTLAYGTIGFYLLDGKFSENFNWREAIVQTLAMFFTEDNWGLQPKSKFGEFFANSIYVIAAVTITYAMVMLLQPVFWRNVATPNEQKRAKEIVEQYGCSSLAAFTLLNDKSYYFSPSGNSLIAYVPKGRGAIALGDPIGPIEDRKETIVAFSQFCQRNDWYPGFYQTLPDDVELYKSLGFKVLKIGEEAIVDLKSFTLQGKAGKNFRPSISRLTKLGYQIEFYQPPIANDLLHQLKSVSDEWLKMVQGSEKHFSLGWFDEAYLRECEIAVVHNPEGNISAFANILREYQLNEATIDMMRHRASIENGTMDFLFISLLQHFKEGGYDSFNFGLSALAGVGDNPESRRLEKILHYLYGHLNRFYNFKGLHAYREKFRPRWEPRYLVYPSLAALPDVVVALIRADSGDRLFDYFKPGA; the protein is encoded by the coding sequence ATGACTAATAATTTAAAAACTCAGATTGGACTTTGGAGTGCAGCTTTCCTTACAGGTTTAGTCGGAGTAGTAAATTTATTATCAGCAGTGACACCTACCCTATATGGGCGAAATCACTGGTTGAAGGAATTTTTACCATTTGAAATCCGAGCCAGTGGTCATATATTTGCAGCCCTGACTGGGTTTGTTTTACTAGCACTTGCGACTAATTTATTACGTCGCAAAAGAATAGCCTGGTTACTTACCATTGGTTTACTAGTGATTTCCATTTTCAGCCACTTGCTGAAGGGACTGGACTATGAAGAAAGTCTACTCTCTGGAGTTTTACTGGTGCAATTAATCTTGATGCGCCATTTTTTCACAGCGCAATCAGACCGTCCTTCGATCGCACGGGGAGTTCGAGCGCTGATAGGCGCGTTATTATTTACCTTGGCATACGGAACTATTGGATTTTACTTATTAGACGGCAAGTTTTCAGAAAATTTTAATTGGCGTGAAGCCATAGTTCAGACTTTGGCGATGTTCTTCACTGAGGATAATTGGGGACTGCAACCAAAAAGCAAATTTGGAGAATTTTTTGCTAATTCTATCTATGTTATTGCCGCAGTTACTATTACTTATGCAATGGTAATGCTCTTGCAACCTGTGTTTTGGCGAAATGTAGCAACGCCAAATGAGCAGAAAAGAGCTAAAGAAATTGTCGAGCAATATGGATGTTCTTCTTTAGCAGCATTCACACTCTTAAATGATAAAAGTTATTATTTCAGCCCTTCAGGTAATAGTTTAATTGCTTATGTTCCCAAGGGACGAGGTGCGATCGCATTAGGAGATCCCATCGGCCCCATTGAAGACCGCAAAGAAACAATTGTTGCTTTCTCGCAGTTTTGCCAACGCAATGACTGGTATCCTGGTTTTTATCAGACTTTACCCGATGATGTTGAGCTTTACAAATCCTTGGGGTTTAAGGTACTCAAGATTGGAGAAGAAGCGATCGTTGACTTGAAAAGTTTTACATTACAAGGTAAAGCCGGTAAAAACTTTAGACCATCAATCAGTCGTTTAACTAAGCTAGGATACCAAATCGAGTTTTACCAACCACCCATCGCCAATGATTTATTGCACCAGCTCAAATCTGTAAGTGATGAATGGCTGAAGATGGTACAAGGTTCGGAAAAACACTTTTCTTTGGGTTGGTTTGACGAGGCTTACCTGCGAGAGTGTGAGATTGCTGTGGTGCATAATCCCGAAGGTAACATCAGCGCCTTTGCCAACATTCTCCGGGAGTATCAACTCAACGAAGCCACTATTGACATGATGCGACATCGTGCGTCCATCGAAAATGGCACAATGGACTTTCTATTTATTTCCCTGCTTCAACATTTTAAAGAGGGTGGCTACGACAGCTTTAATTTCGGTCTTTCTGCCCTTGCGGGAGTTGGAGACAACCCAGAATCACGCCGCCTAGAGAAAATATTGCACTATCTATACGGACATTTGAATCGCTTCTACAATTTCAAGGGACTGCACGCCTACAGAGAGAAGTTCCGCCCCCGTTGGGAACCACGTTATTTGGTTTACCCTAGTTTAGCTGCCTTACCAGATGTAGTTGTAGCATTAATTCGCGCAGATTCAGGCGATCGCCTCTTCGATTATTTCAAACCCGGAGCCTAA
- a CDS encoding class I SAM-dependent methyltransferase, which translates to MWTEKIRNDFNRIALHEQEGWNHNNHYHNFLLKQLPSHCENVLDIGCGTGLFSRLLAKRADRVLGIDLSPNMIEIAKQKSRQHPNIDYQVADILQWEFSVKQFDAIVSIATVHHLPLENLLLNLQTALKPGGKLVIRKDSGQEVLTSVTSEGEYQNYGKRPASKTRA; encoded by the coding sequence ATGTGGACTGAAAAAATTCGGAATGATTTTAACCGAATTGCTTTGCATGAGCAAGAAGGATGGAATCACAACAATCACTATCACAATTTTTTACTCAAACAGTTACCATCACACTGCGAAAATGTTCTTGATATTGGGTGTGGAACTGGTTTATTCTCGCGTCTTTTAGCTAAACGTGCTGATAGGGTTCTGGGGATAGATTTATCTCCCAACATGATAGAAATTGCTAAACAAAAATCTCGGCAGCATCCAAATATAGATTATCAGGTTGCTGACATTTTGCAGTGGGAGTTTTCAGTAAAGCAATTTGATGCAATTGTGTCCATTGCAACTGTTCATCATTTGCCATTGGAGAATTTATTGCTCAATTTGCAAACTGCGTTGAAGCCGGGTGGTAAGCTTGTAATTCGTAAGGATTCAGGTCAAGAGGTATTGACAAGTGTGACATCTGAGGGTGAATATCAGAATTATGGGAAAAGACCTGCCTCTAAAACTAGAGCGTGA
- a CDS encoding GntR family transcriptional regulator has translation MSLNDLAANVLQQQRSTPDLIADALREAILRGIFQEGQSLRQDEIATQFGVSRIPVREALKQLEAEGLVTLHLNRGAIVSVLTAQEAQEICEIRSALEVKAIQLAIPKFRETDIEKAAVILEATDQATDAGVLAKLNWEFHATLYATAERPRLLGMIKTLHVNCDRYVRVQLAQMDYQERSQKEHYQLLDACQKQDTKTAVRLLKRHIDTAGEQLIAYLQQIAQKR, from the coding sequence ATGAGCTTAAATGACTTGGCAGCGAATGTGCTGCAACAACAACGCAGTACCCCAGATTTAATTGCCGATGCTTTGCGGGAAGCGATTCTGCGCGGCATATTTCAGGAAGGACAATCCCTGAGACAGGATGAAATCGCTACTCAGTTTGGAGTTAGTCGTATTCCCGTGCGTGAAGCGCTCAAGCAGCTAGAAGCAGAAGGATTGGTGACACTACATTTAAATCGTGGTGCGATCGTATCGGTGTTGACAGCACAAGAGGCGCAAGAAATCTGTGAAATTCGTAGCGCCTTGGAAGTGAAAGCGATACAGTTGGCAATACCCAAGTTCAGGGAAACAGATATAGAAAAAGCTGCTGTGATTCTGGAAGCGACAGATCAAGCAACTGATGCAGGTGTGTTGGCGAAACTCAACTGGGAATTTCATGCGACGCTGTACGCCACTGCTGAACGTCCCCGGTTGTTGGGGATGATTAAAACTTTACATGTTAATTGCGATCGCTATGTCCGGGTACAATTGGCGCAGATGGATTACCAGGAGCGATCGCAAAAAGAACACTATCAACTCTTAGATGCTTGTCAAAAGCAGGATACAAAAACTGCTGTCAGGTTACTGAAACGACACATAGACACCGCAGGAGAACAGCTAATTGCATACTTGCAGCAAATTGCTCAAAAACGCTGA
- a CDS encoding (2Fe-2S) ferredoxin domain-containing protein yields the protein MKKLIQRIKKLLQRIFKRFASNSQQTSPLINSRPLDTSIPSVSPRWESGLVLVCSQCTKEQSGSTASKDLENWLKSRLKFEGLWGEFRVVSTSCLGVCPKSGITVVIVSNGSSGNSPCLIVNPHSDVYDGLRLREFLYSRIKQNKE from the coding sequence ATGAAAAAACTGATCCAGCGTATTAAAAAATTGCTGCAACGTATCTTCAAGAGGTTTGCATCCAATTCTCAGCAGACATCACCCTTAATAAATTCTCGCCCGTTAGACACTTCTATTCCCAGTGTTTCACCTCGATGGGAGTCTGGTTTAGTGCTTGTATGTTCACAATGTACAAAAGAGCAATCAGGCTCAACAGCTTCCAAAGACTTAGAGAATTGGTTAAAATCTCGTTTAAAATTTGAGGGATTATGGGGAGAATTTCGGGTTGTTAGCACCAGTTGTTTAGGGGTTTGTCCAAAATCGGGCATTACTGTCGTTATTGTAAGTAATGGAAGTAGCGGAAATAGCCCATGCTTAATTGTAAATCCTCACAGCGATGTCTACGACGGGCTACGCCTACGCGAATTTCTTTACTCACGCATCAAACAGAATAAAGAATAG
- a CDS encoding nucleotidyltransferase family protein has product MNSNTRLQMILNDTPVDTVLRAIAQLNLPNWWLAGGAVRNTVWSSIFGNECKLGIKDFDIAFFDIEGNCSQELAAKATLTEQFPHEQFDVKNQASFARWRLGSRPYTSTEDGITDWLHTSTAVGVRLDTQGQWQFFTPYGLDDLFDGIIRPTPAHTHNLDAHNKAATFLQKCPYLRLA; this is encoded by the coding sequence ATGAATAGTAACACTCGTCTACAGATGATTTTAAATGATACACCTGTTGATACAGTATTAAGAGCGATCGCTCAACTAAATTTACCTAACTGGTGGTTAGCCGGGGGTGCAGTCCGAAACACCGTTTGGTCTTCAATTTTTGGCAATGAGTGTAAATTAGGTATTAAAGATTTTGATATTGCATTCTTTGATATAGAGGGGAACTGTTCTCAAGAACTAGCAGCAAAGGCGACTCTTACAGAACAATTTCCTCATGAACAGTTTGATGTAAAAAATCAAGCTAGTTTTGCTCGTTGGCGGCTTGGTAGCAGACCCTACACTAGTACAGAGGATGGCATCACAGATTGGCTGCACACTTCTACTGCTGTAGGAGTTCGGCTAGATACACAAGGCCAATGGCAATTTTTTACTCCCTACGGGTTAGATGACCTGTTTGATGGCATTATTCGACCTACGCCAGCACATACTCATAACCTAGATGCCCACAATAAGGCAGCAACATTCTTGCAAAAGTGTCCTTATCTGCGGTTGGCGTAA